One segment of Streptomyces sp. NBC_01463 DNA contains the following:
- a CDS encoding methylmalonyl-CoA mutase family protein, with translation MDADAIEEGRQRWQARYDKARKRDADFTTLSGDPVEPVYGPRPGDAYEGFERIGWPGEYPFTRGLHPTGYRGRTWTIRQFAGFGNAEQTNERYKMILAAGGGGLSVAFDMPTLMGRDSDDPRALGEVGHCGVAIDSAADMEVLFKDIPLGDVTTSMTISGPAVPVFCMYLVAAERQGVDPAVLNGTLQTDIFKEYIAQKEWLFQPEPHLRLIGDLMEHCARDIPAYKPLSVSGYHIREAGATAAQELAYTLADGFGYVELGLSRGLDVDTFAPGLSFFFDAHLDFFEEIAKFRAARRIWARWMKETYGAKTDKAQWLRFHTQTAGVSLTAQQPYNNVVRTAVEALSAVLGGTNSLHTNALDETLALPSEQAAEIALRTQQVLMEETGVANVADPLGGSWFVEQLTDRIEAEAEKIFDQIRERGTRAHPDGRHPVGPMTSGILRGIEDGWFTGEIAESAFRYQQSLEKGDKRVVGVNVAHGSVTGDLEILRVSHEVEREQVRELAGRKEGRDDARVSAALDAMLAAARDGSNMIAPMLDAVRAEATLGEICGVLREEWGTYTEPPGF, from the coding sequence ATGGACGCAGACGCGATCGAGGAAGGCCGCCAGCGCTGGCAGGCCCGTTACGACAAGGCCCGCAAGCGCGACGCGGACTTCACCACGCTCTCCGGGGACCCGGTCGAGCCCGTCTACGGGCCCCGGCCCGGGGACGCCTACGAGGGCTTCGAGCGGATCGGCTGGCCCGGCGAGTACCCCTTCACCCGTGGCCTGCACCCCACGGGCTACCGCGGCCGCACCTGGACCATCCGCCAGTTCGCCGGCTTCGGCAACGCCGAGCAGACCAACGAGCGCTACAAGATGATCCTCGCCGCGGGCGGCGGCGGGCTGAGCGTCGCCTTCGACATGCCGACGCTGATGGGCCGGGACTCCGACGACCCCCGCGCGCTCGGCGAGGTCGGCCACTGCGGAGTGGCCATCGACTCCGCCGCCGACATGGAGGTCCTCTTCAAGGACATCCCGCTCGGCGACGTCACCACCTCGATGACGATCAGCGGCCCGGCCGTGCCCGTCTTCTGCATGTACCTGGTCGCCGCCGAGCGCCAGGGCGTCGACCCGGCCGTGCTCAACGGCACGCTGCAGACGGACATCTTCAAGGAGTACATCGCGCAGAAGGAGTGGCTCTTCCAGCCCGAGCCCCATCTGCGCCTCATCGGCGACCTGATGGAGCACTGCGCCCGCGACATCCCCGCCTACAAGCCGCTCTCCGTCTCCGGCTACCACATCCGCGAGGCCGGAGCCACGGCCGCGCAGGAGCTCGCCTACACCCTCGCCGACGGCTTCGGCTACGTGGAGCTCGGCCTCTCCCGCGGCCTCGACGTCGACACCTTCGCCCCCGGCCTCTCCTTCTTCTTCGACGCGCACCTCGACTTCTTCGAGGAGATCGCCAAGTTCCGCGCCGCCCGCCGGATCTGGGCCCGCTGGATGAAGGAGACGTACGGCGCGAAGACCGACAAGGCGCAGTGGCTCCGCTTCCACACCCAGACCGCCGGGGTCTCGCTGACCGCCCAGCAGCCGTACAACAACGTCGTACGCACCGCGGTCGAGGCGCTCTCCGCCGTCCTCGGCGGCACCAACTCCCTGCACACCAACGCCCTCGACGAGACCCTCGCGCTCCCCTCCGAGCAGGCCGCCGAGATCGCGCTGCGCACCCAGCAGGTGCTGATGGAGGAGACCGGGGTCGCCAACGTGGCCGACCCGCTGGGCGGTTCCTGGTTCGTGGAGCAGCTCACCGACCGGATCGAGGCGGAGGCCGAGAAGATCTTCGACCAGATCCGGGAGCGCGGCACCCGCGCCCACCCGGACGGGCGGCACCCCGTCGGCCCGATGACCTCCGGCATCCTGCGCGGCATCGAGGACGGCTGGTTCACCGGCGAGATCGCCGAGTCGGCCTTCCGCTACCAGCAGTCCCTGGAGAAGGGCGACAAGCGCGTCGTCGGCGTCAACGTGGCCCACGGCTCGGTCACCGGCGACCTGGAGATCCTCCGGGTCAGCCACGAGGTCGAGCGCGAGCAGGTCCGGGAGCTCGCCGGCCGCAAGGAGGGCCGCGACGACGCCAGGGTGTCCGCCGCGCTGGACGCGATGCTGGCCGCCGCCCGCGACGGCTCCAACATGATCGCGCCGATGCTCGACGCCGTCCGCGCCGAGGCGACCCTCGGCGAGATCTGCGGGGTGCTGCGCGAGGAGTGGGGCACCTACACGGAGCCGCCCGGCTTCTGA
- a CDS encoding DUF3817 domain-containing protein, whose protein sequence is MKRSVLTRYRVMAYVTAVMLLILCVCMIFKYGFDKGEGLTLVVSQIHGVLYIIYLIFAFDLGSKAKWPMGKLAWVLLSGTIPTAAFFVERKVVREVEPLLADPAPAATAKA, encoded by the coding sequence ATGAAACGCAGTGTGCTGACCCGCTATCGGGTGATGGCTTACGTCACCGCCGTCATGTTGCTGATCCTCTGCGTCTGCATGATCTTCAAATACGGCTTCGACAAGGGTGAGGGACTGACGCTCGTCGTCTCCCAGATCCACGGCGTGCTGTACATCATCTACCTGATCTTCGCCTTCGACCTGGGCTCCAAGGCGAAGTGGCCGATGGGCAAGCTGGCCTGGGTGCTGCTCTCCGGCACCATCCCGACGGCCGCGTTCTTCGTCGAGCGCAAGGTCGTCCGCGAGGTCGAGCCGCTGCTCGCGGACCCGGCCCCCGCCGCCACCGCGAAGGCCTGA
- a CDS encoding MarR family transcriptional regulator, which yields MPKPLSLPFDPIARADELWQQRWGPVPSMGAITSIMRAQQILLAEVDAVVKPYGLTFARYEALVLLTFSKAGELPMSKIGERLMVHPTSVTNTVDRLVRSGLVDKRPNPNDGRGTLASITDKGREVVESATQDLVAMEFGLGVYDAEECAEIFALLRPLRIAAQDFEEI from the coding sequence GTGCCGAAGCCGCTCAGTCTCCCCTTCGATCCCATCGCCCGCGCCGACGAACTCTGGCAGCAGCGCTGGGGCCCGGTGCCCTCCATGGGGGCGATCACCTCGATCATGCGGGCGCAGCAGATCCTGCTCGCCGAGGTCGACGCGGTCGTCAAACCGTACGGACTGACCTTCGCGCGCTACGAGGCGCTGGTGCTGCTCACCTTCTCCAAGGCCGGTGAGCTGCCGATGTCCAAGATCGGTGAGCGGCTCATGGTCCACCCGACCTCCGTGACGAACACCGTGGACCGGCTGGTGCGCTCCGGCCTCGTCGACAAGCGGCCCAACCCGAACGACGGCCGCGGCACGCTCGCCTCCATCACCGACAAGGGCCGCGAGGTCGTCGAGTCGGCCACCCAGGACCTGGTCGCCATGGAGTTCGGACTCGGGGTGTACGACGCCGAGGAATGCGCCGAGATCTTCGCGCTGCTGCGCCCCCTGCGCATCGCCGCCCAGGACTTCGAGGAGATCTGA
- a CDS encoding MFS transporter: protein MPRDTEPVTGGPEATDTPGGRRTPPPAPRATAPAPAGPAALPAPHPERTGPPDPSGPPALRAPAEDAPASRGYRAVFAVREFRAVFAAHLLSLLGVVVSELALTVLVYDLTASPLLSALTFALGMLPYLVGGTLFAGIADRYPARRVLVTCDLICAGCVAVMVLPGTPVAGLLVLRCLVAAVSPVFTGTRMAALTDILGEGDLFVLGRSLLRIISQSALLAGFGVGGLLLAVVTPRGAITITVVTFLCSAALLRLGTRARPARTAGKGGGTLLGESLSGARLVLGDRRVRALMLLFWLPPMFVVAPEALAAPYADEIGVGSAALGLLMCAMPVGSIAAELYVGAALGPRTRSRIVLPLAAAGLLPLVLYGFRPGVALAAVALALAGAGSAYVIGLDQWFVGAVPDELRGRAMTLLTAGLMTIQGVGMALAGLAAEFFPVHGVVAGAGVLGTLCLLLLVAEVRRTAPASAPAIRIRTEVRDGEDRQVPHG from the coding sequence ATGCCGAGAGACACCGAGCCCGTGACGGGCGGCCCCGAAGCGACGGACACCCCAGGCGGCCGGCGGACCCCGCCGCCCGCCCCGCGCGCCACGGCTCCCGCCCCCGCCGGACCGGCCGCTCTCCCGGCCCCGCACCCGGAGCGCACAGGTCCCCCCGACCCGAGCGGACCGCCCGCGCTCCGGGCGCCGGCCGAGGACGCACCCGCATCCCGCGGCTACCGTGCCGTCTTCGCCGTACGCGAGTTCCGGGCCGTCTTCGCCGCGCATCTGCTCTCGCTGCTCGGCGTGGTCGTCAGCGAACTCGCCCTCACCGTCCTCGTGTACGACCTCACCGCCTCGCCCCTGCTCAGCGCCCTCACCTTCGCGCTCGGGATGCTGCCCTACCTCGTCGGCGGCACGCTCTTCGCCGGGATCGCCGACCGCTACCCGGCCCGCCGGGTCCTGGTCACCTGCGATCTGATCTGCGCCGGCTGCGTCGCCGTGATGGTGCTGCCGGGCACCCCGGTCGCCGGACTCCTCGTGCTGCGCTGCCTCGTCGCCGCCGTCTCGCCCGTCTTCACCGGGACCAGGATGGCCGCGCTCACCGACATCCTGGGCGAGGGCGACCTGTTCGTCCTCGGCCGCTCGCTGCTGCGGATCATCTCCCAGAGCGCCCTGCTCGCCGGCTTCGGCGTGGGCGGGCTGCTGCTCGCCGTGGTCACCCCGCGCGGCGCGATCACGATCACCGTCGTCACCTTCCTCTGCTCGGCCGCCCTGCTCCGCCTCGGCACCCGCGCCCGGCCCGCCCGCACCGCCGGGAAGGGCGGCGGCACCCTGCTGGGGGAGTCGCTCTCCGGCGCCCGGCTGGTGCTCGGCGACCGCCGGGTCCGGGCGCTGATGCTGCTCTTCTGGCTGCCCCCGATGTTCGTCGTGGCACCGGAGGCGCTGGCCGCCCCGTACGCCGACGAGATCGGGGTGGGCAGCGCCGCGCTCGGGCTGCTGATGTGCGCGATGCCGGTCGGCTCCATCGCCGCCGAGCTGTACGTGGGCGCCGCGCTCGGACCCCGTACCCGCTCCCGGATCGTCCTGCCGCTCGCCGCCGCCGGGCTGCTGCCCCTCGTGCTCTACGGCTTCCGGCCGGGCGTCGCCCTCGCGGCCGTCGCGCTGGCGCTGGCCGGTGCGGGATCGGCGTACGTGATCGGGCTCGACCAGTGGTTCGTCGGGGCCGTTCCCGACGAGCTGCGCGGCCGGGCCATGACCCTGCTCACGGCCGGACTGATGACGATCCAGGGCGTCGGCATGGCCCTGGCCGGTCTGGCCGCCGAGTTCTTCCCCGTGCACGGGGTGGTCGCCGGAGCCGGGGTCCTGGGCACCCTGTGCCTGCTGCTGCTCGTCGCCGAGGTCCGCCGGACGGCGCCCGCGTCCGCACCCGCGATCCGGATCCGGACCGAAGTTCGAGACGGTGAGGACCGGCAAGTTCCCCATGGGTAA